From Etheostoma spectabile isolate EspeVRDwgs_2016 chromosome 8, UIUC_Espe_1.0, whole genome shotgun sequence, a single genomic window includes:
- the lrrc4.2 gene encoding leucine-rich repeat-containing protein 4.2 — MSPLGQVSVQPTWNAALLALLSLMVPALSMCQSTGPALGSANPQNCPGVCSCTNQLSKVVCTRRGLVRVPPNIPANTRYLNLMENSIETIQADTFRHLHHLEVLQLGRNAIRQIEVGAFNGLTSLNTLELFDNRLTVIPSGAFEYLSKLRELWLRNNPIESIPSYAFNRVPSLMRLDLGELRKLEYISDGAFEGLQNLKYLNLGMCNLREFPHLSQLTGLEELEISENLFPELKPGAFRGFKNLRKLWIMNSAITTIERNAFDDITALVELNLAHNNLSSLPHNLFTPLQYLVELHLHHNPWRCDCDVVWLSWWLREYIPTNSTCCGRCHTPTHMRGRYLVEVDQTTFQCSAPFILDAPRDLNISAARVAELKCRTAAMSSVRWLLPNGTVLTHGSAHPRISVLNDGTLNFSNVLPSDTGVYTCMVSNMAGNSNASAYLNVSNAELNTSNLSYFTTVTVEVLEPTVEETPKPKPTVPASPSVFQPVFISTPTVLFQNTQTPRQVSIPTARVPNLPAASLDEVMKTTKIIIGCFVAVTLLAAAMLIGFYKLRKRHQQRSTVAAARTIEIIQMEEEVPPVPPPTSGSSGSDDTVLVLPTLVEHNSNTFKPGFVSSSSRQGGYGAHWTQNNSLHRSVRQHHSHISTIADPYVIKTTHGKEKVQETQI; from the coding sequence ATGAGTCCTTTGGGCCAGGTTAGTGTGCAGCCTACCTGGAATGCAGCCCTGCTCGCCTTGCTCTCCCTCATGGTGCCTGCTCTCAGTATGTGCCAGTCCACAGGCCCTGCGTTGGGCTCGGCTAATCCACAGAACTGTCCAGGTGTGTGCTCCTGCACTAACCAGCTCAGCAAGGTGGTGTGTACCCGCCGAGGCTTGGTTAGGGTTCCCCCAAACATCCCTGCCAACACCAGGTACCTGAACCTGATGGAAAACAGCATAGAGACTATACAGGCAGATACCTTCAGGCACCTGCATCACCTGGAGGTACTGCAGCTGGGCAGAAATGCTATCAGACAGATTGAAGTGGGAGCCTTCAACGGCCTGACCAGCCTCAATACACTAGAGCTGTTCGACAACAGACTGACAGTCATACCCAGTGGAGCTTTTGAGTACCTGTCAAAGTTGAGAGAGTTGTGGCTTAGAAACAACCCCATTGAGAGCATCCCCTCCTATGCCTTCAACCGCGTCCCCTCCCTGATGAGACTGGACTTGGGAGAACTAAGAAAGTTAGAGTATATCTCTGATGGGGCATTTGAGGGCCTTCAAAACCTCAAGTATCTCAACTTGGGCATGTGCAACCTGAGGGAGTTTCCTCATCTTTCACAACTGACAGGATTGGAGGAGCTTGAAATATCAGAGAATCTTTTTCCTGAACTGAAGCCTGGGGCATTCCGTGGGTTTAAAAATCTACGTAAACTGTGGATTATGAACTCTGCCATCACTACCATTGAGAGGAATGCATTTGATGACATCACAGCTTTGGTGGAGCTGAATTTAGCCCATAATAACTTGTCGTCCCTCCCCCATAACCTCTTCACACCTCTACAGTACCTGGTGGAGCTACACCTGCACCACAACCCTTGGCGATGTGACTGTGATGTAGTGTGGCTCTCCTGGTGGCTAAGAGAATACATTCCCACGAATTCCACCTGCTGTGGGCGCTGCCACACACCGACCCACATGAGAGGACGGTACCTGGTGGAAGTTGATCAGACCACCTTTCAGTGTTCAGCACCGTTCATACTTGATGCTCCAAGAGATCTGAACATCTCGGCCGCGAGGGTGGCAGAACTGAAGTGTCGCACAGCTGCCATGAGCTCAGTTCGATGGCTTCTCCCCAATGGGACTGTGTTGACCCATGGCTCGGCTCACCCACGGATATCTGTCCTTAATGATGGGACGCTCAACTTCTCCAATGTTCTCCCTTCAGACACAGGAGTCTACACCTGCATGGTGAGCAACATGGCTGGAAATTCCAATGCCTCGGCCTACCTTAACGTCAGCAATGCTGAACTTAACACATCTAATCTGTCCTATTTTACCACCGTAACAGTGGAAGTTTTGGAGCCCACAGTGGAGGAGACCCCTAAACCCAAGCCTACTGTCCCTGCCTCGCCCTCTGTCTTTCAGCCTGTCTTTATCTCCACACCTACTGTGCTGTTCCAAAACACTCAAACTCCAAGGCAGGTGTCGATCCCCACTGCCAGAGTCCCTAATCTGCCAGCCGCCAGCCTGGACGAGGTGATGAAAACCACCAAAATCATCATAGgctgttttgttgctgttacCTTGCTGGCAGCTGCCATGTTGATAGGATTCTATAAGTTGCGTAAGCGGCATCAACAGAGAAGCACGGTGGCAGCAGCCAGGACCATAGAAATCATACAGATGGAGGAAGAAGTTCCTCCTGTCCCACCACCCACCTCCGGATCTAGTGGCTCTGATGACACAGTGTTGGTACTGCCTACATTAGTGGAACACAACAGCAACACCTTTAAGCCTGGGTTTGTGTCCTCCTCGTCCCGCCAAGGGGGCTACGGAGCCCACTGGACCCAGAACAACTCTCTTCATCGCTCAGTCAGACAGCATCACAGCCACATCAGCACCATTGCTGATCCCTACGTCATTAAGACTACTCACGGCAAGGAGAAGGTTCAAGAGACCCAAATCTGA